GGCCTATAGTTATTAGCTTGGCAtgcagttgcctagcaacagtgttctcatgAATTTAACCACTTGAACGTTGGCTTGAAAACATGGATTAACAAGTGACATTTGCTTCGTTGTAacaaatatatcaaaatatttttggaaggactTTTTGGATATTTTGGAATCTATTTTTGAACAAATTTGAAGGTGCTTAGACATACATGTACTTCAAGAGAATATCATAGCTAACCACTTTAAACCCATTAGCTTTGGTTTGCTTTGGTGCCTTTGTAGGGTCGTTTTGTGATTTCATTGGCCAAATTGGAAGCGATCATAATGTCACAACCACAAAAGTTTTGAAGTTTTTTACTCAAAGATGGGCGGGTTGGTTTCTTGGGGTTATATCTGTTGCCAACAGCCTCGCATTAAAAATAAGTAGGTGAAGAAGTTTTTGTAGTGATGGAAATGCTGATGCATACCTATTTAGTTGTAGACTCAGAAGATTGGTCCTTAGTGTGgagacaagtgtgtgtttgtgtgtgtgtgtgtgtgaagtgtcaCCTGGCAATCCACACTGAGCATGTGCAGAGCTGTGGTGTTAACATCAGTGCGAGCGAACAGCTCTTTGAGGGAGTGTAGTACGCTCTGCTCCAGCGGCCGGTTGTTGTCGGGCAGCAGCAGTGAGCGGAATGCATCCAGGCGAAAGGATGAGGTTGTCTCTGTCTCCGGATGGAGGAATCGCCAGTCATCTCCATTTCTCGCTACCTCcgtcactctgtctctctccttcttctccacCTCTGCCTCTTGCTCTTCCTCATCTCTCTGTGCCTCAAGAAAAGCAAAGCTAGTCTCGGTGATACGCGCCCGGCTGGTCCATTTCTCTTGAGCACGGAGACGAGCTGCTGGACCTTTGGGCATCATTGACTGAGGGATCTGGGGTTCAAAAGTCAAAGGTCATGCAGAAACATTGCTATGTTTAGTTACAGAATTTAAAGgattaaaagaattaaaaatcacacacacacacacacacacacacacacacatacacacctgagGCACAAGTTCATCGTAGAGGGAGGCAGGGTTGACCTCGATCCGTGGTATGGTCGGTGAGTTTGCTGGAAACAGGGTGGAAACTCTGATTGGTTTGGGTGGAGCCCGAGAATGCAGCTGTCCATCAGAACCCCGGAGTGTGCAGCCTCCTGCCGCTAATTGGCTGGGATTGTGTGAGTGGGTGGAGCCAGGGCTGAGTAAAGGATCGCTGCCTGTACGGAACACCGGGGAGAGAGGATCCTGCGCTGGAGTGCTCTGGGGTACAGCTGAAACAAGAGGAGATCAGGTTAAAcagaatgtgtctgtgtgtgtgtgtgtgtgtgtgtgtgtgtgtgtgtgtgtgtgtgtacctggtcgAAGGTTGCTATCTGATTGTGCTGACTGTAGTGATGGTCTTCCTACTGTCTCTAGATTAGCAGGTTGACTgccactcctacacacacacacacactaaacattaTTACACACTAAGCAAACTAAACATTATTACACTATTTCAGACACATCAGCTAGTTATGTTACTAACGCTAACTAACACcaattaacatgagctagctgagtcaatgaaataaaacagactgatgttaaaaatattcagtgttGCTTACATGGTTTCCATAGCAACACAAAATACTTTGATGTTGACAATACATGCTTACTGTAACATAAAACACAGATTTCACACCCCTTAGACCACCTTTAAAAACATACCTGAGCAGGTTGTAACTGTTGAACTGAAGCATGTCCATATGTGTGGAGCTCAAGCTCCGCCTCTTGCCCTTCTCTCCTGACAAGTGTGGTGCTGTTGCAGAGCTTGTGCTTGACGACCTCACTGCCTGGCGCTCATTGATGACCCGCAGAGGAAGGGTGCGTGTGACTGGGTGAGTGATGACAGCTCCGGAAGCCTGTGATATTGGCCGACGTCCGCCTACATGGAAGCGCACCAGAGCGGCAATATTGTCGAACTGATCATTCTCAAACTGAAACAGCTCCCTTGAgtaaccctacacacacacacacacacacacatacacacacaagtagaAACACATACAATTCTCATATCTGTTATGCAGTCATCTAAATA
This Pangasianodon hypophthalmus isolate fPanHyp1 chromosome 26, fPanHyp1.pri, whole genome shotgun sequence DNA region includes the following protein-coding sequences:
- the sh2d3a gene encoding breast cancer anti-estrogen resistance protein 3 homolog isoform X3, with the protein product MDSLKKELEEELKLSTDDIRSHAWYHGQLQREAAEELLKNDGDFLVRDSSTSGGDYVLSCMWKKQYMHFKIIRIVLRPKQGYSRELFQFENDQFDNIAALVRFHVGGRRPISQASGAVITHPVTRTLPLRVINERQAVRSSSTSSATAPHLSGEKGKRRSLSSTHMDMLQFNSYNLLRSGSQPANLETVGRPSLQSAQSDSNLRPAVPQSTPAQDPLSPVFRTGSDPLLSPGSTHSHNPSQLAAGGCTLRGSDGQLHSRAPPKPIRVSTLFPANSPTIPRIEVNPASLYDELVPQIPQSMMPKGPAARLRAQEKWTSRARITETSFAFLEAQRDEEEQEAEVEKKERDRVTEVARNGDDWRFLHPETETTSSFRLDAFRSLLLPDNNRPLEQSVLHSLKELFARTDVNTTALHMLSVDCQVARVTGVTEEQKRMMGVNSGLELITLPHGSQLRQDLLERHHLLALGVAVDVLGCTSSVNQRALVLHKAIQLAQALRSTAHDLYAFSAIMKALELPQLTRLEMTWRVLRRNHTESAVMFEKTLKPFMKALNEGDESVVSGPLSLPHMVPLLKLMEGEDGVENSERGCQLLYNILQSSRHAANHANDYQQHAHTLLSAGWEPIPELLEVFHTEFALRLFWGHAGAEAGRKERYEKFDKILTILSNKLEPAQPSEL